From the genome of Epinephelus lanceolatus isolate andai-2023 unplaced genomic scaffold, ASM4190304v1 scaffold31, whole genome shotgun sequence, one region includes:
- the LOC144462244 gene encoding interferon-induced very large GTPase 1-like: MAESVPTMDNSDEEEFYDAPDYPESYYEDGKITLPTSQSDYVPPPGDVTVLSADQETVSLGFSLTETSVRYKLQIDYSCDTQTGSLIREDSSTVTVEGLNPGTEYTFSIIRIADNGNQSKATSLSVFTEPSPPANITVDQISSESVSLSWDPPAGEVESYTVTCCSEGETEQVLTTDANNQTFSNLKPGVCYSLQVSAQLRNGRRSKPAVTAATTKTQLQSFLEDLGLEYQDKKKLSLSTVLQIDERTITDEPAKCNSDLRCVFLKKLMMVNVTARNMKCTSACESNCSDQSMNTELDLDNLVSSTNSGDMLNPLDIITALFLCSDAFVQQEMALKMSMCQFSVPLLLPNCDTKQCTLMLWAMREIVKKYRPQSLSESKGFIEQRIVLSELPMISFVRLGECSLSKSEILNKLLSNSQQYHDTFVHCNMECGDNNMECGDSPRRISNGLVEMTWYLPCGNKNMDIFSEPVAVANLRGDIASFETQFSFLCQTSAAVFVFFDNLDSECELLTNQRHKAQIFLVGNHQSKHFSVDAVKKVATKLGLNNSNILLKTKQMNDADFVKNLRKTVSKVVENSKMKMQIEQMADIAHELGILVDEDSSECQSAKKNADAITAEIQDILKCKDTQLPLQGQIWKELTRLEKEQFRLRNIGSENVEKYKSDLEVQKTKLRKKQNTCDMSNAMTCFINAITRPGIERCYFLKWMRMNLDNLSREKLSGLRDQYKKKCKNSENKEEIKEIDRQLSNSSLGTEHFFREMGQIYEASLSLPETHPSRKQFQHLPKLCAELLLDGFPLELVDGDASNIPLRWVSDVLSQLNGLVSPKNKILVVTVLGVQSTGKSTLLNTMFGVQFAVSSGRCTRGAFMLLIRINEDVQKVLNCDFMVIIDTEGLKSPELAQLDNSHEHDNELATLVVGLSDITIINIGMENSTEMKDILQIVVHAFLRMTEVGKKPKCQFVHQNVSDVSAHEKNLRDRKLLLQQLNEMTQAAAKMEKKEENMSFTDVMEYSPDTGNWYIPGLWNGNPPMAPVNAGYSEAVYELKKNVIKILGRCESSANNILEFTEWMKNLWNAVKHENFIFSFRNSLVADAYVRLCTEFNKWEWEFKKEMYTWVTNAETRISNFGKFAVESEIADMREFLTCLKSEACTVLMKWETKLLDNLSQYFKQTEGHVYLVEGYREDFANSAKTLRREMESSVFNQLTATADIRQGMAELDKIEENHAKELEERVCALIEQCRGKNVEMTGKELDKEFDKMWNRMVKELSFSKQKPADVFASVYHYLRENLRRKGSHVCQLLSKKTLSECGLVPFRYTAEGFFKQLKHRITKFFNTEDHIKAVQQMADSIIADCKQYVTGKVERKSNYHDTYIQEILHMIDEKLQNNKEVKTEIEFEISLKQHICGDAARQFQIMHEDFIHENDPYRCLNRNKERFCTDFKDLFHERDQCQKKAEEFTNCCLKPAVEDFVKRSLGPDIIGEMMTSQQFSTRIYLQYSLLLDLLTKDDFESYLSYIDSYEYYVKKWILDQIVERFLKGSIMFEFEYRNLQFSMRNITNAINKAKTKKSGNLRKFVEDVCQELGDKLVISQDALGAFMILNNTNPEQFAHWLTDCLKDMAEALTEKFKETNIQTKLKQLHVNPQNELFTRLIGCVKQCPFCKAPCEAGGKDHTEHWTSLHRPQALGEVRWRGTCGTDICSHSVISDSHFCCSATNGIWYPFKRYKDIFPDWKIVPDVSLQASDYWKYVLARFNDTFAVAYNANPASIPASWKCITRKQAEASLRERFYIR, encoded by the exons ATGGCTGAGAGTGTACCTACAATGGATAACTCTGATGAAGAG gAGTTCTACGATGCCCCAGATTACCCCGAGTCATACTATGAGGACGGAAAGATTACTTTACCAACATCACAGTCTGACT ACGTTCCTCCACCAGGAGATGTAACAGTTCTCAGTGCTGACCAGGAGACTGTTTCTCTTGGCTTTTCACTCACTGAGACCTCTGTTAGGTATAAACTGCAAATAGATTACTcctgtgacacacagacaggcagttTGATCAGAGAGGACTCCAGCACTGTGACGGTTGAGGGACTGAATCCTGGGACTGAGTATACTTTCAGCATCATAAGGATTGCTGATAATGGAAATCAAAGCAAAGCAACCTCGCTATCTGTCTTCACAG AGCCCAGCCCTCCTGCAAACATTACAGTTGACCAGATAAGCAGTGAGTCAGTGTCTCTGAGTTGGGACCCACCTGCTGGTGAAGTGGAGAGCTACACTGTGACCTGTTGCAGCGAGGGAGAAACTGAACAAGTGTTGACAACAGACGCAAACAACCAGACTTTCAGCAACCTGAAGCCAGGGGTGTGTTACTCCCTGCAGGTTTCTGCACAACTTAGGAATGGAAGACGAAGCAAGCCAGCTGTAACAGCTGCTACCACAA AGACACAACTACAGAGTTTTTTGGAGGATTTGGGACTGGAGTACCAGGACAAAAAGAAGCTATCCCTGAGCACAGTACTTCAGATTGACGAGAGGACCATTACTGATGAACCTGCCAAGTGTAATTCAGATCTTCGATGTGTTTTTCTGAAGAAACTAATGATGGTTAATGTGACAGCTAGGAATATGAAATGTACATCTGCATGTGAGTCAAACTGTAGTGATCAGTCCATGAATACAGAGTTAGATCTTGATAATCTGGTCAGCAGCACAAATTCAGGTGACATGTTAAACCCCCTTGACATAATCActgctctctttctgtgttCTGATGCTTTTGTACAACAGGAAATGGCACTCAAAATGTCTATGTGTCAGTTTTCTGTGCCTCTGTTGCTTCCCAATTGTGACACAAAGCAGTGCACACTCATGCTTTGGGCCATGAGAGAAATCGTTAAAAAGTACAGACCTCAGTCACTTTCAGAGTCCAAAGGCTTCATTGAACAAAGAATTGTTCTCTCTGAACTTCCAATGATATCTTTTGTGAGACTGGGTGAGTGCTCCCTGTCCAAGTCAGAGATCCTCAATAAGCTTCTGAGCAATTCTCAGCAGTACCATGATACATTTGTTCACTGTAACATGGAGTGTGGTGACAATAACATGGAGTGTGGTGACAGTCCAAGGAGAATATCCAATGGACTGGTTGAAATGACTTGGTACCTTCCTTGTGGGAACAAAAACATGGATATTTTCAGTGAGCCAGTAGCTGTAGCTAACCTTCGTGGAGACATTGCCTCGTTTGAAacacaattttcttttttgtgtcagACATCAGCAGCAGTTTTTGTGTTCTTTGACAATTTGGACTCTGAGTGTGAGCTGCTCACCAACCAACGCCACAAGGCACAGATCTTTTTGGTAGGTAACCATCAAAGTAAGCACTTCAGTGTTGATGCTGTAAAGAAGGTGGCAACCAAGTTGGGcttgaacaacagcaacatcctTTTAAAGACTAAGCAGATGAATGATGCAGACTTTGTTAAAAATCTGAGGAAAACAGTCAGCAAAGTAGTTGAGAACTCAAAGATGAAGATGCAAATTGAGCAGATGGCTGACATTGCCCATGAACTGGGAATCTTGGTTGATGAAGACTCTTCAGAGTGCCAGAGTGCCAAGAAAAATGCAGATGCCATAACTGCAGAAATTCAAGACATCCTTAAATGCAAAGACACTCAGCTACCCCTGCAAGGCCAAATATGGAAGGAACTGACTCGCTTGGAGAAGGAACAATTTCGGCTCCGAAATATTGGGTCTGAGAACGTAGAAAAGTACAAAAGTGACCTTGAGgtacagaaaacaaaacttaGGAAAAAACAGAACACTTGTGACATGTCAAATGCAATGACGTGTTTTATCAACGCAATAACAAGACCAGGGATAGAGAGGTGCTATTTCCTGAAATGGATGCGAATGAACCTTGATAACCTGTCTCGAGAAAAACTGTCTGGCCTCCGAGATCAGtacaaaaagaaatgcaaaaattcTGAGAACAAAGAGGAGATCAAAGAAATTGACAGACAACTCTCCAACAGCTCACTGGGGACTGAACACTTCTTCCGTGAAATGGGTCAGATCTATGAGGCTTCACTGTCTCTTCCAGAAACACACCCATCACGAAAACAGTTTCAACATCTGCCCAAACTATGTGCAGAATTGTTACTTGATGGATTTCCCCTTGAGCTTGTAGATGGAGATGCCTCCAACATACCTCTCAGATGGGTGAGTGACGTCCTCTCTCAGCTCAATGGCTTGGTGTCTCCTAAGAACAAGATACTGGTGGTCACAGTTCTTGGAGTTCAGAGCACAGGAAAGTCTACTCTCCTCAACACCATGTTTGGAGTGCAGTTTGCAGTCAGCAGTGGGCGATGCACTCGAGGTGCCTTTATGTTGCTCATCAGAATCAATGAAGATGTTCAAAAAGTCCTCAACTGTGACTTCATGGTGATCATTGACACTGAGGGCTTAAAGTCACCAGAGCTCGCACAACTGGATAATAGCCATGAGCACGACAATGAGCTTGCAACACTTGTTGTGGGGCTGAGTGATATCACCATCATCAATATCGGAATGGAGAATTCAACTGAAATGAAAGACATCCTACAAATAGTTGTGCATGCTTTTCTCAGGATGACAGAGGTGGGTAAAAAGCCCAAATGTCAGTTTGTCCACCAGAATGTGTCGGATGTTTCAGCTCATGAGAAGAACTTACGAGACAGGAAACTGCTCTTGCAGCAGTTAAATGAGATGACCCAGGCAGCAGCCAAAatggaaaagaaagaggagaacaTGAGCTTCACTGATGTGATGGAGTACAGTCCAGACACTGGGAACTGGTACATTCCTGGACTCTGGAATGGAAACCCACCAATGGCACCAGTCAATGCAGGGTACAGCGAAGCTGTATATGAGCTCAAGAAAAATGTAATCAAGATTTTGGGACGTTGTGAGTCATCTGCTAATAATATCTTGGAGTTTACAGAGTGGATGAAAAACCTGTGGAATGCAGTAAAGCATGAaaacttcatcttcagcttcagAAACAGTCTGGTGGCTGATGCATACGTGAGGCTGTGCACAGAATTCAACAAATGGGAATGGGAattcaaaaaagaaatgtacaCATGGGTTACAAATGCTGAGACAAGAATTTCCAATTTTGGCAAATTTGCTGTGGAATCTGAGATAGCTGACATGAGAGAATTTCTCACTTGTTTGAAAAGTGAAGCGTGCACAGTGCTGATGAAATGGGAGACAAAGCTTCTTGACAATTTGTCACAGTACTTCAAGCAAACAGAGGGTCACGTCTATCTTGTTGAAGGATACAGAGAAGACTTTGCAAACAGTGCAAAGACCCTTCGACGAGAAATGGAGAGCTCTGTGTTTAATCAACTCACAGCAACAGCTGACATCAGACAGGGAATGGCAGAACTTGATAAAATCGAGGAGAACCACGCAAAAGAATTAGAGGAGAGAGTGTGTGCATTGATTGAACAATGTCGGGGAAAAAATGTAGAGATGACAGGCAAAGAGTTGGACAAAGAATTTGATAAGATGTGGAACAGAATGGTGAAGGAACTCTCCTTCTCTAAGCAAAAGCCTGCAGATGTCTTTGCAAGTGTGTACCACTACCTGAGAGAAAATCTAAGACGTAAGGGAAGTCATGTCTGTCAATTGCTCAGTAAAAAAACCCTGTCAGAATGTGGACTTGTTCCTTTCAGATATACTGCAGAAGGATTCTTCAAGCAGTTGAAACACAGAATCACCAAGTTCTTCAACACTGAAGATCACATAAAGGCTGTACAGCAAATGGCTGACAGTATCATAGCAGATTGCAAACAGTATGTCACTGGAAAAGTGGAAAGAAAAAGCAATTACCATGACACTTACATTCAGGAGATCCTCCACATGATTGACGAGAAGCTGCAAAACAATAAGGAAGTGAAGACAGAGATTGAGTTTGAAATTTCTCTGAAACAGCACATCTGTGGAGATGCAGCCAGACAGTTTCAGATCATGCACGAAGATTTCATACATGAGAATGATCCCTACAGATGTCTGAATCGAAACAAAGAAAGGTTTTGCACTGATTTTAAAGACTTGTTCCATGAACGAGACCAGTGCCAGAAGAAGGCAGAAGAATTCACAAACTGCTGCCTGAAGCCTGCAGTTGAAGACTTTGTCAAGCGTTCCTTGGGTCCTGATATCATTGGTGAAATGATGACAAGCCAGCAGTTCAGCACACGAATATACCTCCAGTATTCACTTTTACTGGATTTGCTCACAAAGGATGACTTTGAAAGCTATCTGAGCTACATTGACTCATATGAGTATTATGTAAAGAAATGGATCCTCGACCAAATAGTAGAACGCTTCTTAAAAGGGTCTATCATGTTTGAGTTTGAGTATCGAAATCTCCAGTTTAGCATGAGGAACATAACTAATGCTATCAACAAAGCTAAAACCAAAAAGAGTGGCAACTTAAGAAAATTTGTTGAAGATGTCTGTCAGGAACTTGGTGATAAACTGGTCATTTCCCAGGATGCTCTTGGTGCTTTCATGATCCTGAACAATACCAACCCGGAACAGTTTGCTCACTGGCTCACCGACTGTCTGAAGGACATGGCAGAGGCTCTTACAGAGAagtttaaagaaacaaacatccaaacaaaactaaaacaactTCATGTGAATCCTCAGAACGAGCTTTTCACCAGACTGATTGGATGTGTTAAACAGTGTCCATTCTGCAAAGCACCTTGTGAGGCAGGAGGAAAAGACCACACTGAGCACTGGACGTCACTACATCGGCCACAGGCTCTGGGTGAAGTCAGGTGGCGTGGGACATGTGGTACTGACATATGCTCTCACTCTGTGATCAGTGACAGTCATTTTTGCTGCAGTGCCACAAATGGAATTTGGTACCCTTTCAAACGTTACAAAGATATTTTTCCTGACTGGAAAATTGTTCCAGACGTAAGCCTTCAGGCATCAGACTACTGGAAATATGTACTGGCAAGGTTCAATGATACGTTTGCTGTAGCATATAATGCAAACCCTGCTAGCATACCTGCTTCTTGGAAATGTATCACACGTAAGCAGGCAGAAGCAAGCCTCAGAGAACGCTTTTATATCAGGTGA